The nucleotide sequence TTAAAATGTCACGTAGCCTAACTATAGTTTCCACAGTGTTCCTATAGAAAACACTTCACTCTGACGTACGGAAGATATTAGCTAAATTGTTTTCGGGAATTCAAGACTCAGTTCCAAACTCCGCCCAAACTGGTTGAGACCACTGACCCTTCAACTGAGTTTGTAAGAGTGTCTGATGGGTGACTTTTGACTTCACAGCTGAAATTTCCACCACAAGCTTCATTCTGACGCCCCCCAAATTGGCACATGTAACTGATACTGGTTCAGTAACACTAGTCAAAGGTGCAATTTATGGATAAAGTAAGATACTCTAATGTGTTTTCTATCAATACCTGCAATGGCTGCTCCTTGCAAAGCCACCTTGCTTGAGTTTCTCACTGGGTCACCTGGTTATTAGAATGTCAGGATATTCCGATTATATCTAGAATTTatcttcaaatcccagctcatGTCAAGCAATCCTTGAATAATGGAGAATCCTGTGCTGTTAGACTGGATGAGGTGTTGTCTCAGAGAATATTCTGTACATCCTTTCACTCACTCGTTCTTTGGGTGGCAGGTGAGAGCAAAAAGGGAAGAATTCTGGGTATCTGGATTTGAATGACTTGAGAGGTGGTTCTGAGGAATAATAAGCTGGCTATCACATGCCTGTACAGCCAGAGCTCTAACAAGTTTGCATCATCTACTGAAGACTTGAATTCAAGTAGTGACTCAATGAATTTAGAGAGAAGTGGGAGGAAGAAGCCACCTGAGCCAATGTGTGAAGAAGAAAGGGATCTATAGTTTTTCAAGGCATCatattttatggtatattatAGGAGAGCAATGAGTGATTTTGAGAATTTTAGGAAGCAATGCatgtgaaagtaattttaaacaataaagtgTTATGCTGGTATCTATTGTTGAAAATATTACTATAGGGCTGTTTCTCCCTCGGCCATTTCCAATGTCAACTAGTTaatccagtgtttctcaaataagtaatattccattttcagtgtggaaaaaaatttattgtgGACCCTTAACAAACAGAACCCTACTATGAGCTAAGCTAAAAGTCCTAAGACCTTTTGGATATTTGCCAATTAAGAAGCAGCCCAAATTAAATTGTGGGGAATGGTATCCTCTTCTTTCTGCAGAAATTAGCAACTACCAAAGCAACCCAGGAAGGTAGGTTAACCATTATTTCGAGGAACTGCTTAGTGGGTCTACTTCCTACTTCCTAGAGCTCTTTCTACCAGCTCCTGCAACAAAAGCGTCTTGGGTAGTGACTTCTGATTTGAGTTCTTAAAGAGATATTaccctttaaatataaattttatattgctTGTTAATCataatcttttttaaagtttctttgatTTTAACTCTTTTCCATTAATTCcttgatattttgttttgttagccACTAttcaattcttaaattttttttcagataattgttTCTCAAAATCATAATAGTGACTTAGGTTTCCTCATGCAGATGATGACCATGTTTCAGGGTATCTTAACCTGTGATCCATGGGCTTCTAAGAGCTCCATCAATGGAATTTATAGGGTCCATGAACTGATGTGGtgaaaaaattacatctttattttcactaacccACAACTGAAATTAAGCAATTCCTTCActtataaatgtagaaaaaatagaaatcaagaatattttatatcaGTTTATATTCATTgcaaatatctcaaaatatttactattttacattgatcacaatttcaaaattatagtaGTAATTAAACCCAAATTCAGATCTTATTCTTTATGCATTAATAAACACAGATATTACTATATCACAAACTTTAAATGTTTGAAACTTGATTTCCTTTGTAATCCAAAGTATCTTATTTTGtgcatttcataatatttttctgagaacaattattatttttcttgtaggAACCAAAGCACTTGGCCTTCTGAAGATTCACTGAAAATCTGACATGAAGCATAGTGATTAATAGGAGCAAAGgcatacacaattttttttaacatacataCACAGGatccttcagaatgaagacccaacgTCCTAATGAAGTAcagaagcttatataccatcttgaggttacagaaaaaATATGGGCTCGGAGCATGGCCAAAGCCAGATTATGGTGGTAAATCAGGTTTTAGTGGCAAGACAGGTTATGGGAGGGATATAAGAGGAAGCTTGGCTAACAAATGTGGTCTTGTTATATAGATAAAACCTTACAGATAGCAGCCCCCAGAGAGGATAGATGGTGAATGTTTCTTTCAGGCCTTTAAAAGTATAAGACTcacagttaatctttcctagatctggACAAAGGAAAgcctggctctgtgtgtgtgtgtgtgtgtgtgtgtgtgcgtgtgtataatCTCCAGCCATTGTaccctagcttgctttcctataattgcttactactcaggAATCACATAGCTGATGGTTATAATGATTcttagttttcttcattgttcccacagataacatcacccttgtgaaacctaaggctggtctttgagatatcttccagatCCTGTATTCCAGTGGAATGGCTGActcacccagaccagtggcccataccaaggaacttACTCAACTGGTCTTGAGACCCTCTACCTGGGAACTGATTCAGTGCAAGAAGATGATTTGTGCTTCCCAACCCtgagttcatccccagccaatcagcagacatAATTCCCTAgccctttgcccaccaaactatctttaaaaaccctggcctgaaaatatttggggagaTGGagttgagaaatttctcccatctcctcaccTGGCACCCTGtgatattatacattttatctgCTGTAACCCCTGGTGTCTCAGTGCATTGGTTTCTTCTTGAGCAGCAGGCAGTGAACTTGATTAGGTTGTAACAGGTGCATGACAcacaaaaaattcttttttctttttaactttttctttttttttttttttttttttttttttttttttttggggacaGTTCTGCATGTGGATTAActttttcttaccaaaaatatattttcatatgtataacTTTCTTCATACCTCTCTTACTTACTTGTTCCTTTtatcttactttattttctttctaatccaTATTTTAAAGTAACCTTTAATTAACTactgaattagacaaaattatttttttcttagtaagaaCACATTgctatgcttttttaaaaaaaaaatcaaacacacattttattattttgtttggcaCACTTTATATAtggaattatttatattaattagaattttGGTGGAAACCTAAGAAGAAATCTTGAATTGTCTGTGACGTatcagtattttatagatgagaatcattttattattttgagacacatGTTTCTCtataataatctttttattaaatagaaacaACTCAGACATTTAAGGAGTATCtactatttaatttaatataacttcaagatttcaaattacatgaaaattttaCTCATAAGCATTTATGCATTTACATTTgcctaatttgtttattttagcaatTTGCCTAGATTACTTATGAAAACTGAGATATTAGACATTAGCcatcattttaagttattttcttattatccatTTTTATAGCCCTGAATATCAGATGCTCATCTAAAtaaccttaaagttaaacacatggGTTTTTTGTTGATAACTCAGAAGATTCAGCTGTTTTCCttaaaccaaaaatattaaactagtcttattatcaaaaatcacacaaacaaagatcattttgtttctgGCTGGGTTTATAATTTTATGACCTTTGACACTTAAAAATATCTAGCAGAGACAAATATAAAACTAACTAGTAAACACATGCAAAATTGTATGTTgataattttgaagacatttttatttttactttaccaataatttttaaaccaacttatctacaaatattaataaattcaaggAAACTTGAAAAACATTCaggcttatttatttaatttatgagtgCTCATTTATAAGGCAACTTTGCATGATGTAGATGCAacatataacatacatacatacatacatacagataaAGATCCAGTAGTTTTTACCTTGGAACTCTAGACATGAGATAGCAATATGAAGTCACAAATTTGCAAAAGACACTGGATCCAAATTATTTCCAACAAAATTGGAACTTGTTCACATGACTAAACTTTATTTGCCCCCATAGGCAATGTAATGAAGGCTGTGAACCAAAACTTTCAGTAAAGCAATATCCATGGTAGTTTGATTTAAATAAACCTTTTatactctttttcttccttcagtttcAGATGAGTTTTTAATGTTCACATTTTAACTAGAACTGGCTGAACTGTGTAAGAAAACCAAGATCTCCAAGTAGGCTTGAATTAGTGAGTTTTATCTCAAtgccaatagaaaaaaatcagcagatttggggaaggcagaaaagaaaatagagagatAGACAAATAAAAGACTCGACTCgacattttaactctatagtTGCAGGTTGACCATTTGAgttctgaattttccttgatgtaatttgcccatcagtttaaaaatgaatagaacagGCCATAATATGTAACCAGTTGGAGTCCtggaaaacctggcatgcctttgaacctTTCTGTTTacacaaatacttgcaagtagaggtgcCATAAACCAAGAGAGATGCCCAAAAGGATTTGTTTTCCTTgactttcctcatttttagaagatttgttttccccttttatatccttattcttattttttttaaaggaggaacTAAATTGTAGTCTAGGGTTTAGTGAAGTGGAGCTGAGAagctcagtctctcatttatctataAAAAGGACAGTTCAATTCAATTTCTCACCCAAATGCACAGACAAgccaattgagattaattttgagaagaagaggaaagaaaaagacacctTAGAGTACACCTCCAAATCAAAATTAGGATCCAAAACAACAACTTCCTAGGAAAATAACAAACAGATCAGAATAAACAAGGACAGTCAACCAAGAGCAGGAGGTCTGGGGCTCAGGAGGACTCACCAGTTCCACTTAAGGAGAAACTCAGAGTTGGTGGGCTCAAGGAGGGGGACTGTGCCAATACCTAGCACCAATTTGGGTTACTCCTTCTGGGGGTCTtgagtcttctctgagccccacATTGGGTGCCAAgattaaaggaacaaaaaaaaaaaaactctgtaaaataattcaaagaggtttattctgagctaatATCCCCATGGCCTGGGGATCCACAAATCCAAAAAGCCTTGAGTAAGTTGTTCCCAGGTAGTTAGTTACAGCTTGGTTCTATACGTTtaagggagacaggaattacaggtaaaatcataaataaatacatggaaggtataacACTGCTTTGacccaaaaaggcaggacatttcgaagtgggggcttacaggttataggtgggttcagagattctttgatttataattggttaaagaaataaagttttgtctaaagacttggaatcaGTAAAAAGGAATGTTTCaaattaagataaggaagtctgttaatcagagagcAAGCTACAGTATACCAATTcaaagtgatctgttaagcaaacTGATGGTCTACAGCTATGACTTAACTTTTGTCTTGCATGGCCTTACATCCTGTTTGGAATTAGTATAAACTCCAAAGGGGAGGGGGTGTAAGGAGGTGTGTCTGACTGCCCTTTACTTTGTGGCTGAGAACTCAATTTTAAGGTTTTCTGCggtcccttggccaagagggtatccattcagtcagtggggtagggggcttaggattttatttttagtttacatagCTCTAACACATGACCCCCTGACCTCTGCCCTCAccatctctctctcactcttgctctcatTCTTACTCTGTCTCCCTTTGCTCTCACTCTTACTCTTTCTCTCAGGAGGTCAGAAAGATGGGAGGAAGTGTTAAGGAAAGGACATGACCACAGATTACCTCTGTAAGATATTGAGAGAATGCCAAGAGTGATCATTGTAGGAATGATGAGGAATAACACAGCTCACCTGAATGGATCAGGTGTACTAAACACATGTGCATCTGATCATTTAGAAACCTTACAAGTAGAACTGAAAAAACCTAGTGAAAACGTTCAAATATCCTTTTCAGATTCAATCAGGAAACTATATACAAGTCTCGGCTACATTACAATTGAACTGAGAGTGAAAAGGGTGACCTCTTGAAGGGGGACAGTAATGTAGGGTCTGGGACACAACTGAAGATAAAAAGTTCAGTAGAATATGGGCAGAGCTCATAGAGACAGGAATAGAAGATAAATTCCACCACAAGTGAGATAATGTGCCCAGCATGAATTACTTCTTTTCATTACTCtaggaaaacaaatcatttctctacatcctcatacaacacttctgacaccagatgtgtggGTTTTTTCCACAGCAAGCAAGCAATTCTCCACTCTCCaaacaccagctgggtgtcctaccatttaattcaattctgacttTATCTACTTGGAGTTAGCATTAGATCTCACAAGTTAAGAGATCAGTCccaggccaagtgcagtggctcaagcctgtaatcctagcactctgggaggccaaggattgctcaaggtcaggagtttgaaaccagcctgagcaatagcaagaccccgtctctactaaaaacagaaagaaattaattggccaactaaaaaatatagaaaaaattagccaggcatggtggcgcatgtctgtagtcccagctactctggagactgaggcagaaggatcacttgagcccaggagcttgaggttgctgtgagctaggctgacaccacagcactttagcctgggcaacagagtgagactctttatcaaaaaaaaaaaaaaaaaagagagagatcaggccgggcgcggtggctcacgcctgtaatcctagctctctgggaggccgaggcgggcggattgctcgaggtcgggagttcaaaaccagcctgagcaagagcgagaccccgtctctactataaatagaaagaaactaattggccaactaatatatatagaaaaaattagccgggcatggtggcgcatgcctgtagtcccagctacttgggaggctgaggcaggaggattgcttgagcccaggagtctgaggttgctgtgagctaggctgacgccacggcactcactctagcctaggcaacaaagtgagactctgtctcaaaaaaaaaaaaaaaaaaaaaaaaagagagagatcagtCCCAGAAGACTGCTGCCCCTAGTTTAGATGCCAATGGCAAGTCTGAGCCTCCAGTACTTttgaccaactggctataaaCTGGGGGTTCCTGGCACCCCCTTTTtgggttcaataatttgctagaatggttcacagaactcagggaaacactttacttatatgtttactggtttattgtAATGCATATAACTCAGGAATAGAGAGGTAGAAGAGATACTAGGTatgtgggggaagggggtggagcACCCTATGCCCTCTTGGGCATGCCACCTTCCCAGCACCTCCATGTACTCAGTAATCTGGGAGCTCATCAAATCTTGATGTTGAAGAGTTCTTATGGATCTTGGtctccagcctcctgcccctTTCCTGGAGGTTGTACGGGAGcagggctgaaagttccaactctGTAATCACTTGGTCTTTCTGTTGACCAGCCCCATCTTCAAGCCATCTAGGGGCCCCACCataagtcacctcattagcataatcTCAGGCCTAATCAAAAGGGACTTGTtttgaataacaaaagacactcctatcacTGAAGAAATTCCAAGTGGTTTAGGAGTTCTGTGACAGGAACCAGATACAAAGAcctaatatatttcatattataccaCAGTTGTCAACTCCCATGGCTGGTGCCAAGAAGAGAgttctctttcctccctcactgtaaatatacatatagagaCATGCTGTTAGGAGGAAAACATTCCCTCTACCAATTTAGGTTCAGTGGCCAGGAGCCCGTGACTTATCAATAGACAggttaacaggagaaaagaaaagttttattcatcattttcaGAAGCCTTCAAATGAAGAGGCTTCATGAACAGCTAGAGCAGGAGtttatatactgtgtttccctgaaaataagacagggtcttatatttgtttttcctcaagaagacaccctagggcttatttttaggggatgtgttatttttttttaagtatgtacaacaatctacattgattcaaatatagttaagtcgtcttcttctggaacattataactctccaaaccccgaattccatcctgagtttctggtgactctatttcctttagaaccattggccccaatctctcatgtcaagcaatagagctctcatggggcagatgagaagggctgctcgtcttctttactgctcagcAACAAAATgaatgggttgtgcagataccctgtgtatccacgcccatcactaggtcttattttcggggtagggcttatattgtgcaaatgcttagaaatcctgctagggcttattttatagataagtcttattttcagggaaacacgataGCAACTCAATAaataggggagagggaggagggaggaaaggcttCTACAGGAAAACAAATGGACTTTTGGGGAAGACAAATGAAAGATTTGATAAAGTTTGTTTACACAATTTTCTTGGATATCTCCTGTGTGGAGACTCCTTTGGAAGGAGATTAATGGTGACTGTATTTTCCAGAGGCTCTGCTTTAGTCAGAAGAGGGAAGCTCAGATAAGATTTCTTTCTGTACTgctataattcaaatgttttcagtttagtcctgtgaactaaaataaaaatttaaggctCGTCCCCACctgctgactaaatggaccccctcatggccaaaggaatatcctaaaacaaTTGTCTGCCaaaaggagggaggtcagacatgcctcatcatgcccccctcccttcttggagacttcctttataacctattaacaggcctaaggatatgcaagacaaacctgcaggtcctcaatttacacaacaaatctatgtccggtggcttatctctgataacagctccttaagttaaaacattccaagcctttagacaaagcttcatgtctttaaccaattacaagccaaagaatctttaaacccacctataacctgtaagcccctccccaccccctccggagatgtcccacctttttgggccaagccaatgtgtgcctcccatgtattgatttatgactttacctgaaatgtataaaactaaactgtaacccagccacaacaagttcacttgctcaaggcttcttgggagtggctccaggtcatggtcctcaaatttggctcagaataaacttctttcaaatatttcagagtttggatttttccatccaTAGTTCttacacgcatgcacacacacacacacatacacacacacacacacacacacacacacacacacacacacacttcccttcTTTAGAAGCTAGCATCTTCATATATCTCTGCTCCCtgatttgtttctaaatattcaaagggagaagggaggggtaTGAGAATTGTCTTCAAGAggaaccatttcttttttttttcttttttgagacagagtctccctttgttgcccaggctagagtgagtgccgtggtgtcagcctagctcacagcaacctcagactctgggctcaagcaatcctcctgcctcagcctccagagtagctgggactacaggcatgcgccactatgcccggctaattttttcctctatatattagttggccagttaatttctttctatttatagtagagacgaggtcttgctcttgctcaggctggtttcgaactcctgacctcaagcaatccacccgcctcggcctcccagagtgctaggaatacaggcatgagccactgcgcctggccgagaGGAACCATTTCTTCTGAAGTAAATGAGACAAATTTTCTGTGTTGTGGTCATAGATGTGATGGGCATTAATTTTTGACCAGAGTTTATGAGGTTATGAATGTGCATGCATGTTTATAGACTGCAGATGTATTAAAAGtggatagaagaaaaagaaataatcccaTAGCACAGTTTTCTCAGTTACCTGCAGTTTAAGTCCtttaacaaagggaaaaaaaaaaaatctttcattcaGGAAGAATAAATGAGTCTTAATGATCTAGCACATTTTTAATACTCCAACTTACCAGGGTGATTTAAAGGtttgggaaaaggaagagaaaattcctAACATCATTTTCTTAATCTTATCAGACTCAACATAACAACAATGACAAATAACACAGAGCTTTGATTTTGctactatatattttcaaatttttaatgcTTCTCCCAACAGCTGACTTTTGGGcataacaaaaagcagacactCAAAGCATTCCTTGTGACTAAGTAGAAACATCCCTGGATGAGTAGCTACTTAAACTGGATTTTTGTCTCAGCTCTTCCACTAACTTTATGGTCTTCAGCAGATTCCTTAACTTCAAGCTTCTATATAACAACATCATCAGGGGTGCTACGATATTAAAATGAAAGCACTCTGAAATGCTTGAAAttctatataaatacacataataaCTAAATTACAGAGGATAGGATCTGAGAGAGTTAAGCTGACCAGTATTATAAAAGGAAGCTTATTATAGAAAAGCCCAGACTCATTATAGGCGTACATCTCCATTTATCTTTAatgcaatgtattaatatttagtagaatgggttatatagagaaaaagcatAAGAAATGAACAGAGGAGACAGAGCCTGGGACAGTTCAAATGCACTACTCATTGCTATTTAAGGAGTAAGTTAAAGGCCAAACACTGGCCATAACCCCTGCAGGGTGGTATCTATTTGTCAAAGTGCACAGGCACCTCTGGGTTACCCTCACAGGCAATGACGACACGCCGAGTGCTTGCCAAGGCTCGATATCTGCAGTtgggggccctggaacttcctgTCTCCCTGCAGTCTGTGACCTTCACTACACCCTCATGACAGTTCATATTGCCATTCTTGCACTGGATATTGGTGGTGCTGCAGATACTACGAATGTTCCAGATGTCGTCATGGATGAAGGTGTTGAAGCGCTTGCACTGACGTATAGTCATCTTCCGTCTTTGCATCATCAAATTGCAGTATCTGTCATCGCCACCTGTCCCCTCAGGGTCCACATGTTGCCGCAGGAATCGTTGGTACATGCGATCCTGGCCATAGGAGGGCTGTactagccccagccccagcagggtCAGCAGCAAGAGCAGAAGCAATGAACAGGTCCTCTGTAGAGCCATCAGTACCTTAGAGGTgcctggaaaagaaagaaaggggcagGACAAAGGAAGGTAAGAATTTGGGCACTGGAGAGAGGTATTGAGGATGGCAAGCTGATACTTCCTTGACCCCACCATTTCCTCTTTACTGTTATATGAATCATCTTCCCACTCTTCTCTACTCACAACTTCTCCCACACTTTCTTCCCTAAGAGTGAATAGTTTGCAAACatggtctttgcttttttatAGAGAGAAGCTGCTGTAGCCAGTACAGTGATGCAGGGTGGGGACTGTGTGTGTGGTCAATCTACATGAAACCACAGTTGTGTCTCTTGAGGTAATTCCCTAGTTGTATGATCTTTGGGGAGTGGATGGTTCCCTAGAGTTTCCAATTCTTGACAGTTTGGATAGACTCAGGATATGTCAAAGAAAGTTTATGAACTGATTTTAATATCTTACATCTAGGAATCAAGGaaggtggagaaaagagaataaagtagCATTTAGGCTTAACCTTTCCTCTCATGGGGctactcttcttttttaaaaaaatttattgggctgggcgaggtggctcacgcctgtaatcccagcactctgggaggccgaggtgggcggattgtctgagctcaggagtttgagaccagcctgaacaagagcaagaccccatctctactaaaaataaaaattaattgtccaactaaaaatatatagaaaaaattagccgggcatggtggcacatgcctgtagtcccagctacttgggaggctgaggcaggaggattgcttgagcccaggagcttgaggttgctgtgagctaggctgacaccacggcactctagccccagcaacagagtgagactctgtctaaaaataataataataataataaataaataataaaaaataaattattatgttttccttttccttcttctttttcttttttctttttttttgtatcatgTGGTTAGTTTTCTAATAGTGTAAAATCAGGTCCTTATGGAAATCCTGTTAatgctattaagaaaaaagaaagagtaccTAGACTGATATATAATAATGTTTTGTGATCCTAAATGtctcaaaatggagtcacttagGACAAGTGACTCAGCCTGCAGTGAAACTGCTGATCCCTCAGAGTGACAAGCATGGCTATGGTGGACTGAAATGAGAAGATGACACCTGCTGTGGCCAGGCACCCCTAGACAGGACAAGAAAGTGAAGCCAAAATGCAGCTGAGATAATGGCTATGACCATTCCTTCAGAGAACCATAAAAACTGATCATGGCATGGCCTAGATGCCTGCAGAAGCTCCACTCGTGAGAATCTGAGGCTTCTTTTCCATCATCAGTGGCTGCTGCTGGAAGCCCTGCTGAGAGAAGAGCAGTGCCTCCACCCCCCAGTGGTGGCCTTCCAAGGAAAACCCGACCTGTGGGTTCATCAGTCCGCACGCTGGTCTCCCGAGCTACTCCCTGTGGTTTGCTCCCCCTCTCTCTTATTACTGCCTGTGTATATTGGAAATATCCGCATGATGACAAATATATTTACGTGAAAGCCTCATAGTATGTGAAACCATGAATTTGTAAGAATTGGCCACTGCGTCATCGTGAAAACTCCCAGTCTCCAGCTGGAGTTAGCACAATTAGGCTGATTTGAACCTGACAGGAGACAGACAGGGTGATTTTAAGATAGTGGATAACAACTACTGCTTgaatgaactaataaatgaaatgGATGAGCTAATGAACAAGTGAAACTAAATGGGCATAGGGAGTGAACGTGTTTCCCAGGCTTGTGGAATTGACTGTTAAGAAAAgctaagaaacattaaaaataaatctaggccgggcgcggtggctcacgcctgtaatcctagcactctgggaggccgaggcgggcggattgctcaaggtcaggagttcaaaaccagcctgagcgagaccccgtctctaccataaaaatggaaagaaattaattggccaactaatatatataatataaaaatcagctgggcatggtggctcgtgcctgtagtcccggctactcgggaggctgaggcaggaggatcgcttgagcccaggagtttgaggttgctgtgagctgggctggcgccacggcactcactctagcctgggcaggaaagcgagactctgtctcaaaaaaaaaaaaaaaaaaaaattaatctaa is from Microcebus murinus isolate Inina chromosome 6, M.murinus_Inina_mat1.0, whole genome shotgun sequence and encodes:
- the LOC105864749 gene encoding ribonuclease 4 isoform X1, encoding MALQRTCSLLLLLLLTLLGLGLVQPSYGQDRMYQRFLRQHVDPEGTGGDDRYCNLMMQRRKMTIRQCKRFNTFIHDDIWNIRSICSTTNIQCKNGNMNCHEGVVKVTDCRETGSSRAPNCRYRALASTRRVVIACEGNPEVPVHFDK
- the LOC105864749 gene encoding ribonuclease 4 isoform X2; protein product: MTPGTSKVLMALQRTCSLLLLLLLTLLGLGLVQPSYGQDRMYQRFLRQHVDPEGTGGDDRYCNLMMQRRKMTIRQCKRFNTFIHDDIWNIRSICSTTNIQCKNGNMNCHEGVVKVTDCRETGSSRAPNCRYRALASTRRVVIACEGNPEVPVHFDK